In Desulfurococcaceae archaeon, one genomic interval encodes:
- a CDS encoding MFS transporter: MKAAYATAATISSIGWGLYFAFATRYIAVELGGGPTATVAFVGFGWVFTLLGIFAGKIASILGERSTILIGLLQALPITAGLYVKDPLLLAFLLSTVNFPWVIHWSIVLKVVFSRASEKPGREYSEVTIGTGVGFAAGSVASGLIYANWGASGVFLLDAALLLVPPLVYYLSYPEIPRADLGSGGSSVHSVIEKILPALISLMLVVFGRELLYSLAPVKLNVSIERVLPALSEWAKYAVYGLVFSGGAIISPLVRLLAGYLVDSRGPVKVYAYTTLGYALLYWLFMKTSGLIPIVLWQMPLFPFLDTAFNVYIAKKLEREELVTGFGASYTFTAIGGASIIPLLLMGEVNVDYAGSLVTAACITSIILMVKNGSRRS, encoded by the coding sequence ATGAAGGCCGCTTATGCCACAGCTGCGACAATAAGCTCAATTGGCTGGGGCCTGTATTTTGCCTTCGCAACTAGGTACATTGCCGTGGAGCTCGGAGGAGGGCCCACGGCGACGGTTGCTTTCGTAGGGTTTGGCTGGGTCTTCACCCTACTGGGGATATTTGCCGGAAAGATAGCGAGCATCCTAGGGGAGAGGAGTACGATTTTGATCGGATTGCTTCAAGCACTACCAATTACTGCCGGCCTCTATGTCAAGGACCCACTACTACTTGCATTCTTGCTGTCAACGGTTAACTTTCCATGGGTCATACATTGGTCCATAGTGTTGAAAGTAGTGTTCTCTAGGGCTAGCGAGAAACCGGGACGCGAGTACAGCGAAGTGACCATCGGAACAGGCGTGGGCTTCGCGGCCGGTTCCGTGGCCTCGGGTCTCATTTACGCTAATTGGGGTGCTAGTGGTGTATTTTTGCTTGATGCCGCGCTTCTACTCGTACCCCCGCTGGTGTATTATTTATCGTACCCTGAGATCCCGCGCGCAGACCTCGGCAGTGGAGGGTCTAGCGTTCATAGCGTTATCGAGAAAATACTCCCAGCGTTGATCTCGCTGATGCTGGTCGTTTTCGGTAGAGAGCTACTATACTCTCTCGCACCGGTGAAGCTTAACGTTAGCATAGAGAGGGTTTTGCCGGCCCTATCCGAGTGGGCGAAGTATGCGGTCTACGGTTTGGTGTTCTCGGGAGGAGCAATCATATCTCCGCTGGTGAGGCTTCTAGCCGGGTACCTGGTGGATTCCCGTGGCCCCGTTAAGGTCTACGCGTACACTACTCTAGGCTACGCGTTACTTTACTGGTTGTTCATGAAGACAAGCGGTCTAATACCCATTGTACTCTGGCAAATGCCCCTATTCCCCTTCCTCGACACGGCGTTTAACGTATATATTGCCAAGAAGCTAGAACGGGAGGAACTGGTAACGGGTTTCGGGGCATCTTACACGTTCACCGCCATCGGGGGGGCATCCATAATACCACTATTACTCATGGGGGAGGTGAACGTCGACTATGCAGGATCACTGGTTACGGCCGCGTGTATAACATCGATCATACTGATGGTCAAAAACGGTAGTAGAAGGTCGTAG
- a CDS encoding M20/M25/M40 family metallo-hydrolase — translation MEDTARLLLIELLKTYSPTNREKPAVEVLEKYAWSLGYEDVHVDRVGNLIAHYGSGDETVAFVGHIDTVDGELPVSVDRGIVTGRGAVDAKGPLAAMFVGVAMAKGVVDPSKWRIYAIAAVGEEGDSRGARELVRSGFSANGVVVAEPSNTRFVVIGYRGSLKVEITCSSRRGHASSPSFEMSACEKLICLWSTIRSTCSSFSAHGNSATLLYLSCGSSTAQSVYPSEGRMLIDVRVSVNGRANSVLEELVKAVNRLGCTVKIIDSAPPVKVSPNAPIVRATMRSLLMQGVKPRLTYKLGTSDMNLLHPLSGGNIVAYGPGKSELSHGEFEAISLEELFFGVRIYRDIILNYVKLTERASKTQATTFYYRF, via the coding sequence TTGGAGGATACGGCTAGGCTACTGCTAATAGAACTTTTGAAAACCTATAGCCCTACTAACCGCGAAAAGCCTGCAGTAGAGGTTTTAGAAAAGTACGCGTGGTCCCTGGGCTACGAGGACGTGCACGTAGATAGAGTGGGTAATCTCATAGCGCACTACGGATCTGGAGATGAGACAGTAGCATTCGTGGGGCACATAGACACAGTCGATGGTGAGCTACCGGTCAGTGTCGACAGAGGTATTGTTACCGGGCGGGGAGCCGTCGACGCCAAAGGGCCCCTTGCAGCAATGTTTGTAGGAGTAGCTATGGCCAAGGGCGTGGTGGATCCCTCGAAATGGAGAATATACGCAATTGCGGCCGTTGGAGAGGAGGGGGACAGTAGAGGAGCGCGAGAGCTAGTACGTAGCGGGTTCAGCGCGAATGGAGTAGTGGTAGCGGAGCCAAGTAACACGCGTTTCGTTGTTATCGGTTACAGGGGTAGCTTGAAGGTTGAAATTACGTGTAGTTCTAGAAGAGGTCACGCGTCTTCTCCGAGCTTTGAGATGTCTGCGTGTGAAAAGCTCATATGCTTATGGAGCACTATAAGGTCTACTTGTAGCAGTTTCAGTGCGCACGGGAACTCAGCAACTCTCTTGTACTTATCGTGCGGCAGTAGTACAGCGCAGAGCGTGTACCCCAGTGAAGGTAGGATGCTTATTGATGTGAGGGTCTCCGTTAACGGCCGTGCCAATAGCGTGCTCGAAGAGCTGGTCAAGGCTGTAAACAGGCTGGGGTGTACCGTAAAGATAATAGATTCGGCACCACCTGTTAAGGTTTCACCTAACGCGCCGATCGTCAGAGCAACTATGAGGTCTCTGCTGATGCAGGGCGTAAAACCCCGGCTCACCTACAAGCTTGGGACAAGTGATATGAACCTTCTACACCCGCTGTCAGGCGGAAACATCGTAGCCTACGGTCCCGGCAAGTCAGAGCTGTCCCATGGCGAGTTTGAAGCGATAAGCCTCGAAGAGCTGTTCTTCGGTGTGAGGATCTACAGAGACATCATACTAAACTACGTAAAGCTTACTGAAAGGGCCTCTAAGACGCAGGCTACGACCTTCTACTACCGTTTTTGA
- a CDS encoding aspartate aminotransferase family protein, giving the protein MEGLRVVLKYLRFYEDRGIWIERAEGQYVWDLAGNRYLDMHTGHGVAFLGHKHPHVVEALIEQLGKAMAVSTSFNTRIREEMLSVLSKVVPSTYEYVYLLNSGSEAVDFALTASRRITGRKKLVYFTGSFHGRTVGSLSVTSNPKYRKGAEPLLSDVYQLRFNDVEGVERGITDEVAGVIIELIQGEGGVNVASRDFIKALRERTEATGALLIVDEVQTGFGRTGSVWLFEQYGIVPDILVAGKAIGGGFPVSVVFLPGDFVAKLGTGAHGSTYGGNPLACASVKASVEVLLEESVHLQAREKGKWLLEELRSTLKDLKVVRDVRGHGLMIGVELRVEPTSVLKCLQERGLLALKAGITVVRLLPPYLVTREDVNYAVATIGKCLGGYG; this is encoded by the coding sequence GTGGAGGGGCTTAGAGTGGTGCTAAAGTACCTTAGGTTTTACGAGGACCGTGGCATTTGGATAGAACGCGCGGAAGGGCAGTACGTGTGGGACTTAGCAGGAAATAGGTACCTAGACATGCATACTGGTCACGGGGTGGCGTTTCTCGGCCACAAGCACCCCCACGTAGTTGAAGCACTAATAGAGCAGCTCGGCAAGGCCATGGCTGTTTCAACATCTTTTAACACTAGAATTAGAGAGGAGATGCTGAGTGTGCTCTCAAAGGTGGTGCCAAGCACGTATGAGTACGTGTACCTGCTGAACAGCGGGAGTGAAGCTGTGGATTTTGCGCTAACCGCGTCTAGGAGGATCACGGGCAGGAAGAAGCTAGTCTACTTTACCGGGTCCTTTCACGGCAGGACGGTGGGGTCCCTATCCGTGACATCTAATCCAAAGTACAGGAAAGGAGCGGAACCTTTGCTGTCAGATGTCTATCAACTGCGATTTAACGACGTTGAAGGCGTTGAAAGGGGCATAACGGATGAAGTCGCCGGAGTCATAATTGAGCTTATTCAAGGTGAAGGTGGTGTTAACGTAGCTTCGCGCGATTTCATAAAGGCTCTTCGGGAGAGAACAGAGGCTACGGGAGCTCTCTTAATAGTTGACGAGGTGCAAACGGGTTTCGGTAGGACGGGGAGTGTATGGCTCTTCGAGCAGTACGGCATTGTGCCAGACATACTGGTAGCAGGTAAGGCTATCGGAGGGGGGTTTCCCGTTAGTGTGGTTTTCCTACCGGGAGACTTTGTAGCAAAACTCGGTACAGGAGCACATGGTTCAACTTATGGAGGTAACCCATTGGCTTGCGCATCCGTGAAGGCATCGGTGGAGGTGCTCTTGGAAGAATCCGTTCATCTACAGGCCCGTGAGAAGGGGAAGTGGCTACTCGAAGAGCTTAGAAGCACGTTAAAAGACCTAAAGGTCGTTAGGGATGTGCGCGGGCATGGACTAATGATCGGCGTGGAGCTGAGAGTGGAACCTACCAGCGTATTGAAGTGCCTTCAGGAAAGGGGGTTATTGGCGCTAAAGGCGGGCATCACTGTCGTCAGACTGCTACCACCCTACTTAGTGACCCGGGAAGATGTAAATTACGCGGTGGCAACTATTGGTAAGTGCCTTGGAGGATACGGCTAG
- the lysX gene encoding lysine biosynthesis protein LysX, which yields MQELVVSYEVMRWEEKAIIDAARELGLSITPFHLHTSFLLIGGGSQFKDPFNPGETVVIQRAISHAVALNSTLVLESAGLRVINNSAALARALNKVWTLSLLAKAGIQTPRSAVVFSEEAGYKLTSLLNYPLVIKPIDGSWGRLVALIRDNEELRTILEHRAYIQSPNMKIHLIQEYVEKPGRDIRVFTIGDEVVTAIYRVSEHWITNTARGGRAEPARVDHELEDIALKTARVLGVEFAGIDVFEDKHRGYVVNEVNSIPEFKNTVIATGCKVHVRLVEYVKNLLKK from the coding sequence ATGCAAGAGCTGGTGGTATCCTACGAAGTGATGAGATGGGAGGAGAAGGCGATCATAGATGCCGCGAGAGAATTGGGACTTTCCATCACGCCTTTTCACCTACATACCTCGTTTCTACTTATAGGTGGAGGTAGCCAGTTCAAAGACCCCTTTAATCCTGGTGAAACAGTGGTGATTCAACGTGCGATCAGCCACGCAGTTGCCCTCAACTCCACGCTGGTACTCGAATCCGCGGGTTTACGGGTTATTAACAACTCTGCAGCGCTCGCAAGGGCATTGAACAAGGTGTGGACCCTCTCACTTCTAGCCAAGGCGGGCATCCAAACCCCACGATCAGCAGTAGTCTTCAGCGAGGAAGCGGGCTACAAGTTAACGAGTTTACTGAATTACCCCCTGGTGATCAAGCCCATTGACGGTAGCTGGGGTAGGCTGGTAGCGCTTATCAGGGACAACGAAGAGCTTAGAACGATCTTGGAACACAGAGCTTACATCCAGAGTCCGAACATGAAAATACACCTGATCCAGGAATACGTAGAGAAGCCTGGCAGGGACATAAGGGTATTCACAATAGGGGACGAGGTCGTAACGGCAATTTATAGAGTGAGCGAGCACTGGATAACGAATACTGCGAGAGGCGGTAGGGCCGAGCCGGCAAGGGTCGATCACGAGCTCGAAGACATAGCGCTGAAGACTGCCAGGGTCTTAGGCGTGGAGTTCGCGGGCATAGATGTGTTCGAAGATAAGCATAGAGGCTACGTGGTGAACGAGGTTAACTCGATACCCGAGTTTAAGAACACGGTGATCGCTACGGGGTGTAAAGTGCACGTGAGACTAGTCGAATACGTGAAGAACTTACTCAAGAAATAA
- the lysW/argW gene encoding alpha-aminoadipate/glutamate carrier protein LysW/ArgW — protein sequence MVKTKCPICGGEVEVPEDALPGEVIEHDCGVVLEVVIDENGVKVKPAEGISEDWGE from the coding sequence ATGGTGAAAACGAAGTGTCCAATTTGTGGAGGTGAAGTAGAAGTACCGGAAGATGCCTTACCGGGCGAGGTAATAGAACACGATTGCGGCGTAGTGCTTGAAGTAGTCATTGATGAGAACGGTGTCAAGGTGAAGCCCGCAGAGGGTATTAGCGAGGACTGGGGCGAGTAA
- the argC gene encoding N-acetyl-gamma-glutamyl-phosphate reductase, whose protein sequence is MNGVVRVCIAGASGYTGGELLRLLSNHPHIEVSAVTSREYVGKPVYFVHFNLRGIYRNLKFSSLNVDEFSEKCDTVFLSLPHGVSLSYVPKLVEMGLMVVDLSSDFRLKDPEMYRVWYGYEHPYPDLLKKAVYGLPEIHRDELRSAKLIATPGCNATATLLSLLPLVKGRIGLEKVIVDVKAGSSEAGSRPSLADHHPEREGCIRPYEAEGHRHVAEVEQELSSLAGKRILVSMIPHAVGSVRGVLASSHTWIDGELEELDVLRLYVSTYRNEPFVRVVYSMPPGYPDPKYVVGSNYADVGFAWEKRVRRLTAFAAIDNLVKGAAGQAIQAFNIAAGFEETAGLEAVPLKPI, encoded by the coding sequence TTGAATGGAGTAGTTAGGGTGTGCATTGCAGGTGCATCCGGCTACACCGGCGGAGAATTACTGAGGCTACTCTCGAATCACCCACACATAGAAGTCTCCGCGGTGACGTCTAGGGAGTACGTTGGCAAGCCCGTTTACTTCGTGCACTTTAACTTGAGAGGCATATACAGGAACCTAAAGTTCAGCTCGCTGAACGTAGATGAATTCTCGGAGAAGTGCGATACTGTTTTCCTTTCGCTACCTCACGGCGTCTCCCTAAGCTACGTACCTAAGCTGGTGGAAATGGGGCTGATGGTCGTCGATCTCAGCAGCGACTTTAGGCTAAAAGACCCGGAAATGTACAGGGTATGGTACGGTTACGAACACCCATACCCGGACCTCCTCAAAAAAGCAGTGTACGGGCTACCGGAAATACACCGCGATGAGTTACGAAGCGCTAAGCTAATAGCAACACCTGGCTGTAATGCAACAGCTACCCTGCTATCGCTCCTACCTCTGGTTAAGGGAAGGATAGGACTGGAGAAGGTTATAGTTGATGTTAAGGCCGGAAGCAGCGAAGCCGGTTCAAGGCCTTCGCTCGCAGACCACCACCCAGAAAGAGAGGGTTGCATTAGGCCTTACGAAGCAGAAGGACACAGGCACGTGGCTGAAGTAGAACAGGAGTTAAGCTCACTTGCAGGTAAAAGGATCTTGGTCTCCATGATACCGCACGCGGTTGGAAGCGTGCGGGGCGTGCTGGCGTCCTCGCATACATGGATTGACGGCGAGTTAGAAGAGCTCGACGTATTAAGACTCTACGTGTCAACTTACAGGAACGAGCCATTTGTCAGGGTAGTATATAGCATGCCTCCGGGTTATCCGGATCCCAAGTACGTGGTTGGAAGCAACTACGCGGACGTTGGCTTTGCGTGGGAGAAGCGGGTAAGAAGGCTTACTGCGTTCGCAGCAATAGACAACTTGGTTAAAGGAGCGGCAGGCCAGGCTATTCAGGCATTTAACATTGCAGCAGGCTTCGAAGAGACCGCGGGACTGGAGGCAGTACCGTTAAAGCCCATTTAG
- a CDS encoding [LysW]-aminoadipate/[LysW]-glutamate kinase: protein MVLVVKAGGRVINTNINNVARDLVEISKVEEVVFVHGGGDSVTEMCMRLGVEPRFVVSPEGIKSRYTDEKELEVYVMVIAGKVNKQVVSSIVRAGGKAVGVSGADGLILLAERKKRIVVVDERGRRRIVDGGYTGRILKVDTQLLSTLLSLGYIVVVAPLAIDSEGTLLNIDGDQVAYSIATALKASKIVYLTDVDGVLLDGSLVEEIKTSRYGELASRIGAGMNRKAMLAVKAVEEGVGEAVIGSGLGERPITSILSGSGTRIRAG, encoded by the coding sequence GTGGTTCTAGTAGTGAAAGCCGGGGGTAGGGTGATCAACACGAATATAAACAACGTTGCGAGAGACCTTGTCGAGATCTCCAAAGTAGAAGAGGTGGTATTTGTTCACGGTGGAGGGGATAGCGTCACGGAAATGTGCATGAGGTTGGGAGTAGAGCCGAGGTTCGTCGTTTCACCGGAAGGCATTAAAAGTAGGTATACCGATGAAAAAGAGCTCGAAGTCTACGTGATGGTCATCGCAGGCAAGGTAAACAAGCAGGTGGTATCAAGCATAGTACGTGCAGGTGGAAAGGCCGTAGGGGTTTCCGGGGCCGACGGCTTAATACTCCTAGCGGAGAGAAAGAAGAGGATTGTAGTAGTCGACGAGAGGGGAAGACGAAGAATCGTTGATGGAGGATACACTGGTAGAATACTAAAAGTTGATACACAACTTCTTTCGACGCTTTTATCGCTCGGCTACATAGTCGTCGTAGCACCGTTAGCTATAGATAGCGAAGGGACCTTGCTCAACATTGACGGAGACCAGGTAGCCTACTCTATTGCAACGGCGCTTAAAGCCTCCAAGATCGTTTATTTGACAGACGTTGACGGCGTTTTACTAGATGGCTCCCTGGTAGAGGAGATAAAGACTTCGCGGTACGGCGAACTCGCAAGCAGAATTGGGGCAGGCATGAACAGGAAAGCCATGTTAGCCGTTAAGGCGGTCGAGGAAGGTGTCGGAGAAGCTGTAATAGGATCGGGCCTCGGAGAGAGGCCTATAACAAGTATATTAAGTGGTTCTGGAACGCGTATTAGGGCAGGGTAG
- the lysM gene encoding HTH-type transcriptional regulator LysM, with amino-acid sequence MVLDELDLKLLHLLKENARMPYSRLARELGISESAVRKRISKLIKTGIIKKMTIEYDLQNEVKAVVLVKTQPPIPVPEVSKSIKRIIGIDAVYEVTGEYDIVAILRAPGVDMINKFIDDIRSIRGVVSTYTMIVLRTWV; translated from the coding sequence ATGGTACTCGATGAGCTCGACTTAAAGCTTCTTCATCTGCTCAAGGAAAACGCGAGAATGCCCTATTCAAGGCTCGCTAGAGAACTCGGGATTAGCGAATCCGCCGTGCGTAAGAGGATCTCGAAGCTGATAAAGACTGGGATTATAAAGAAAATGACAATAGAATACGATCTGCAGAACGAAGTAAAGGCTGTTGTCCTCGTGAAGACGCAACCACCAATACCCGTTCCTGAGGTTTCTAAAAGCATTAAGAGGATCATTGGGATAGACGCCGTGTACGAGGTCACCGGGGAATACGACATAGTTGCGATACTGAGAGCACCCGGCGTTGACATGATAAACAAGTTCATAGACGATATAAGGTCTATTCGCGGAGTAGTGAGCACGTATACTATGATAGTTTTAAGGACGTGGGTTTGA
- a CDS encoding isocitrate/isopropylmalate dehydrogenase family protein: MARRYKIGVIWGDGIGPEVVSAALETLSYLNPNLEFVDLEAGYEYYKKRGKPIEDNFFDKVREIDAILKGPLHTPLDDKEFKSVNVLIRRELGLYANVRPFKSFKGISTKKFNFVIVRENTEDVYVGIEGLHGDYAVALRIISRQSTEKVVRLAIDIARLRGFSRVTVVHKANILKLTDGLFREVFYSIVSGYSDVTPGELIVDAAAYVMVKNPENLQVLVMPNLYGDILSDLAAGMVGSLGLCGSAQIGDTVAVFEPVHGTAPDIAGRGVANPLGEITAAKMMLEYLSKKYSDEVLSRQAFVLERAIDILIEDRRILTPDLGGNKGTRDVVTVLKDVIGEIHTK; this comes from the coding sequence GTGGCGAGGCGCTACAAGATAGGCGTCATTTGGGGGGATGGCATAGGGCCCGAAGTAGTATCGGCTGCGCTGGAAACGCTATCGTACCTGAATCCGAACTTAGAGTTCGTAGACCTCGAAGCAGGCTATGAGTACTATAAGAAACGCGGTAAGCCCATAGAAGACAACTTCTTCGATAAGGTTCGGGAAATTGATGCCATTCTTAAGGGTCCTCTACATACACCGCTGGATGACAAGGAGTTCAAGAGCGTGAACGTACTGATCAGGAGGGAGCTGGGCCTCTACGCTAACGTGAGGCCGTTCAAGAGCTTCAAAGGCATTTCTACGAAGAAGTTCAACTTCGTGATCGTCAGAGAGAACACAGAGGACGTTTACGTAGGGATAGAAGGCCTACACGGGGACTACGCGGTAGCATTAAGAATCATTAGTAGACAGTCAACGGAGAAGGTGGTAAGGCTCGCTATAGATATTGCCAGGCTTCGCGGGTTTAGTAGAGTCACGGTCGTCCATAAAGCGAACATTTTAAAGCTCACAGATGGGCTCTTCCGGGAGGTTTTTTACAGTATAGTGTCTGGTTATAGCGACGTAACACCCGGGGAGCTAATCGTGGATGCAGCAGCGTACGTAATGGTCAAGAACCCGGAAAACCTCCAAGTTCTCGTAATGCCTAATCTCTACGGAGATATCCTCTCAGACCTGGCCGCTGGAATGGTCGGCAGTCTCGGGCTTTGCGGTTCTGCGCAGATCGGTGATACAGTGGCCGTATTTGAGCCCGTACACGGTACAGCGCCCGATATTGCCGGTAGAGGCGTCGCTAACCCTCTTGGAGAAATTACTGCCGCAAAGATGATGCTCGAATACCTCTCCAAGAAGTATAGTGATGAGGTGCTCTCAAGGCAGGCGTTCGTGCTGGAACGGGCAATAGATATCCTGATCGAGGATAGAAGGATCCTTACACCAGACCTCGGCGGCAATAAAGGCACGAGAGATGTTGTTACGGTGTTAAAGGATGTTATCGGGGAAATCCACACGAAGTAG
- a CDS encoding 3-isopropylmalate dehydratase, with the protein MIVRGRCWKLGDNISTDHIISGKYKFEAINDLGKMTVHVLEEVIPGFYEKVLPGDVIVAGRNFGKGSSREHAPRLLKLVGVGAVVAESFAHIFYRNAINVGLPVIVAKVIPRFTDTGDLVEVDLEGGYIRNLTKNVEERFKPFPPEVRLVLVSGGIIEYVKKHGALPWRGATR; encoded by the coding sequence GTGATCGTGCGCGGCAGGTGCTGGAAGCTCGGAGACAACATTAGCACGGACCACATAATATCGGGTAAGTACAAATTTGAAGCAATAAACGACCTCGGAAAAATGACTGTTCACGTGCTAGAAGAAGTCATACCCGGGTTCTACGAAAAGGTACTGCCAGGAGACGTGATAGTCGCGGGTAGAAATTTCGGCAAAGGCTCGAGTAGGGAGCATGCTCCAAGACTACTGAAGCTTGTCGGTGTAGGAGCTGTCGTGGCGGAAAGCTTCGCGCACATATTCTACAGGAACGCGATAAACGTGGGGTTGCCGGTGATCGTAGCTAAGGTCATTCCGAGGTTTACGGATACCGGGGACTTGGTAGAAGTGGACCTAGAAGGCGGCTACATTAGAAACCTCACGAAGAACGTGGAGGAAAGGTTCAAACCGTTTCCACCTGAGGTAAGATTAGTACTGGTATCCGGCGGCATAATCGAGTACGTGAAAAAGCATGGTGCACTACCGTGGCGAGGCGCTACAAGATAG
- a CDS encoding 3-isopropylmalate dehydratase large subunit: MGLVDKIVSKALGRTVFPGEIVVVNVDALYAHDGTAHLVVEAIDRELETTTQLKLRDSAHFFIDHAAPAPHIAVASVHKLMREFSAKYNVRLFEAGWGICHQVVVEEGLVRPGMIVIATDSHAPTIGAFGVYATGVGSTDAAIALVYGETWLRVPETHLVRLTGHAPEGVTSKDIALYVLGEVKSDGMLGKVVEYRGDFLKHLSMDSRMTLTNMSTEMGAESAIMPVDEVTREWLASNGYGVFREVEWNDPGEFGDELVVEVNRLEPLVAEPPDVDNVKAVTELEGIEVDQVFVGSCTNGRLEDIKVVASMLKGKKVRVRCIVIPASRKVYLESIRRGYAEILLRAGCIIGPPTCGPCVGAHMGILAEGEVAVSTSNRNFPGRMGHKDSKVYLASPAVAAATAIEGKIADPRKHIHPGC; this comes from the coding sequence ATGGGTTTAGTGGACAAGATAGTGTCCAAAGCCCTCGGCAGAACAGTGTTTCCAGGAGAGATCGTAGTAGTTAACGTAGATGCTCTGTACGCGCATGACGGTACAGCACACCTCGTGGTGGAGGCCATAGACAGGGAGCTCGAAACCACTACTCAACTGAAACTTAGAGATAGCGCGCACTTCTTCATAGACCATGCCGCCCCCGCGCCCCACATAGCGGTGGCAAGCGTTCACAAGTTAATGAGAGAGTTTAGTGCAAAGTACAACGTGAGGCTGTTCGAAGCCGGCTGGGGGATATGCCATCAAGTAGTCGTCGAAGAGGGGCTCGTGAGGCCGGGCATGATCGTGATCGCGACGGACAGCCACGCCCCCACGATCGGCGCCTTCGGCGTGTACGCCACGGGTGTTGGTAGCACAGACGCTGCAATAGCATTAGTATATGGTGAGACGTGGCTCAGAGTGCCGGAAACCCACTTGGTGCGCTTGACGGGGCACGCTCCTGAAGGCGTAACTAGCAAGGACATCGCGCTATATGTACTGGGCGAAGTAAAGTCAGACGGAATGTTGGGAAAAGTCGTGGAGTATCGAGGGGACTTTTTAAAGCATTTAAGCATGGACTCTAGAATGACACTTACAAACATGTCCACGGAGATGGGCGCGGAATCCGCCATAATGCCGGTAGACGAGGTAACGCGCGAGTGGCTTGCTAGTAATGGCTACGGCGTGTTCCGGGAAGTCGAATGGAATGACCCAGGGGAATTTGGGGACGAGCTCGTGGTTGAGGTTAACAGGCTAGAGCCGCTTGTAGCTGAACCCCCTGACGTAGACAATGTAAAAGCCGTAACAGAGCTTGAAGGCATCGAGGTAGATCAGGTGTTCGTGGGGTCCTGTACCAATGGGCGCTTAGAAGACATCAAAGTAGTGGCTAGTATGTTGAAAGGGAAGAAAGTAAGAGTCAGGTGCATAGTTATACCGGCTTCTAGGAAGGTATACTTGGAGTCTATTAGGAGAGGTTACGCGGAGATCCTATTACGGGCTGGTTGCATTATTGGCCCACCCACTTGCGGGCCTTGCGTTGGCGCGCACATGGGAATACTGGCCGAGGGGGAGGTCGCGGTGTCGACATCTAACAGGAACTTCCCCGGAAGAATGGGCCACAAGGACAGCAAAGTGTACTTAGCCTCGCCGGCGGTCGCGGCGGCCACAGCCATAGAAGGTAAGATAGCTGATCCCAGAAAGCACATACACCCGGGGTGTTAA